AATCTAGACAAAGCCTTGGATTAAGAATCTAGACAAAGCCTTGGATTAAGAATCTAGACAAAGCCTTGGATTAAGAATCTAGACAAAGCTTTGCGGGCTTACAAATCAATCGAGTTGAGCGAGGACTCGCTCGAGTTTCATTCCACGGGAACCCTTAAGAACAATTAAATCATCTGCTTCAAGGCGACTCTTTAAAGACATGGTCAGCGACTCATCAAAAGACTCAGTGGCTGCGAAATCGCCCGAAGGGTAGATTTCTTTGTAAGCTTCCTCAAATTCTTTGTAAGGACTTCCGTAGAACCACACAAAATCAAACTTCAGTTCAGCAATCTGTCTTGCAATAGACCTGTGCATCTCTGCCGAGTGTGAACCAAGCTCTAACATTTCACCCAAGACGGCGTATCTCCTCCCGCGAACCTTTATGCGTGACAAATTTTCTAAGAGCGCAAGAACACTCTCTGGATTAGCATTGTAACCATCAAACACGACTCGGGCTCCGCCCTTGAGCTTCATGACTTGGTTTCTGCCCCACTCTGTTTTGCATCCACTGAGTGACTTCCAAATTATATCTGGTTCAACCCCCGCTGCCAAAGCCACGCAAGCTGCTGCCATGATATTGTAAACATTTTGTCTTCCGAAGATTGGTATCTTTACCCGACCTGGCTCACCGCCAATACGGCCCGCGATTTCAACATGATCAAAGGTAGAAACCACATCTCTTAGGTGAACTGCCGCTGCCGGGTCGTAGTAACTAAAAGTCAAAACACGATCGTCTTTGCCAGCAAATCTTGCAGAAGCCGCGTGTCGGTTCATCATTTCGCGAGTGTGCGGATTGTCGAGATTATAGATACGCCGAGCGTTGTCTTTAGCTCCTAAATAAATTTCTTCCTTCGCTTTTGCTATGGCCTCAACCGAACCCAAGTTTTCAATATGACCGCTACCAACCATCGTTACGACAACCACATCAGGCTGAGCTATTGTGCAAAGCTCCGTGATTTCTCCTGCGTGATTCATACCCATTTCTACGATGACCACTTTGGCTTCTGCCGAAGTCGATAACAATGTGAGAGGAAGCCCTATGTGATTGTTGAAGCTACCTTTAGCATAATTTGTCGCAAATTTCTGAGACACCAAATGAGCACAAAAGGTCTTTGTTGTTGTTTTGCCGTTAGAGCCGGTAATTGCTAGTACCTGAAATTTGTTTTTAATTCGCCATCTTTGTGCCAAAAGCTGAAGAGACTTTAACGTGGACTCTACCGATACGACCAAATTATCTGGAAAATACGT
The Bdellovibrionales bacterium CG10_big_fil_rev_8_21_14_0_10_45_34 genome window above contains:
- a CDS encoding UDP-N-acetylmuramoylalanyl-D-glutamyl-2, 6-diaminopimelate--D-alanyl-D-alanine ligase — translated: MSKLMIPVAWVKEQLGGENPTKEENFLGVTTDTRSEVAGHLFFALSGPNFDGNRFAEEALKKGALGVVVDDPQMAQKLVTYFPDNLVVSVESTLKSLQLLAQRWRIKNKFQVLAITGSNGKTTTKTFCAHLVSQKFATNYAKGSFNNHIGLPLTLLSTSAEAKVVIVEMGMNHAGEITELCTIAQPDVVVVTMVGSGHIENLGSVEAIAKAKEEIYLGAKDNARRIYNLDNPHTREMMNRHAASARFAGKDDRVLTFSYYDPAAAVHLRDVVSTFDHVEIAGRIGGEPGRVKIPIFGRQNVYNIMAAACVALAAGVEPDIIWKSLSGCKTEWGRNQVMKLKGGARVVFDGYNANPESVLALLENLSRIKVRGRRYAVLGEMLELGSHSAEMHRSIARQIAELKFDFVWFYGSPYKEFEEAYKEIYPSGDFAATESFDESLTMSLKSRLEADDLIVLKGSRGMKLERVLAQLD